The Armatimonas rosea genome includes a window with the following:
- a CDS encoding DHHA2 domain-containing protein translates to MPALSERMDWSPKLTYVIGHQRPDTDAIASALGYAWFLSHDTDEKYQAARAGQPSEQARYALHRYEQEAPPLLSEASPTFGHILERTPTVEAQAPLTEALAQLASGESAVPVLQAGGRACGLVSPLALARALATGNLESRLCGALAETVPLVRQRDRLSDHKATLLRAEASRFIVQDDSGRYVGLASQQALLHPPRARLILVDHNELGQAVPGADEAEIVGVLDHHRLGNPPTPAPIPFVVDPVGSTSTLVAEQCRAKRITPPRALAGMLLSGILSDTLVFRSPTSTPRDQVMAEWLGGVARVDVALYGEELLRAAPGLSSRTAEDIVDSDRKTYVMAQQLVSIGQVEVSSLLELPERQEELLDAMTIRRVREGHAIVCLMVTNVIDGTSHLLVVGERTMVDVLPFARLSTNEFDLGHVVSRKKQLVPALQASIEQ, encoded by the coding sequence ATGCCCGCTCTCTCCGAACGTATGGACTGGTCCCCCAAGCTCACGTATGTTATTGGTCACCAGCGCCCCGATACCGATGCTATCGCCTCCGCCCTAGGGTACGCCTGGTTTCTCTCGCACGACACCGATGAAAAGTACCAGGCGGCACGGGCAGGCCAGCCCTCGGAGCAGGCACGCTACGCTCTCCACCGCTACGAGCAAGAGGCCCCCCCCCTGCTCTCGGAGGCCTCGCCCACCTTTGGACATATCCTAGAGCGCACGCCGACCGTTGAGGCGCAGGCTCCCCTCACCGAGGCACTCGCTCAGCTCGCCTCGGGGGAGAGTGCGGTTCCCGTGCTCCAAGCGGGAGGCCGTGCCTGTGGGCTGGTCTCTCCCCTCGCGTTGGCGCGGGCACTTGCCACGGGTAACCTGGAGTCCCGCCTCTGTGGAGCACTCGCGGAGACCGTCCCACTGGTGCGCCAGCGCGACCGCCTCTCCGACCACAAGGCAACCCTGCTCCGCGCGGAGGCAAGCCGCTTTATTGTCCAAGACGATTCGGGACGCTACGTCGGGCTTGCGTCCCAGCAAGCGCTCCTGCACCCGCCCCGTGCGCGCCTGATCCTGGTCGACCACAACGAGCTGGGCCAGGCCGTGCCCGGTGCCGACGAAGCCGAGATCGTGGGGGTACTGGACCACCACCGCCTCGGGAACCCGCCCACTCCGGCCCCGATCCCCTTTGTGGTCGATCCTGTCGGGAGCACGTCCACGCTGGTGGCCGAGCAGTGCCGTGCCAAGCGCATCACCCCGCCGCGTGCCCTGGCGGGCATGCTTCTCTCCGGTATCCTCTCCGACACGCTGGTCTTCCGCTCCCCCACCAGCACCCCGCGAGACCAAGTCATGGCCGAGTGGCTCGGTGGCGTCGCCCGGGTCGATGTTGCTCTCTACGGCGAGGAGCTCCTGCGCGCCGCCCCCGGGCTCTCGTCGCGCACCGCCGAGGATATCGTCGACTCCGACCGCAAGACCTATGTCATGGCCCAGCAGCTTGTCAGTATCGGTCAGGTCGAGGTGAGCAGCCTCCTAGAGCTCCCGGAGCGCCAGGAAGAGCTCCTCGATGCCATGACCATCCGCCGGGTGCGTGAGGGCCACGCGATTGTCTGCCTGATGGTGACCAATGTGATCGACGGCACGAGCCACTTGCTGGTGGTCGGGGAGCGCACGATGGTGGATGTCCTGCCCTTTGCCCGCCTGAGCACCAATGAGTTTGATCTGGGGCACGTCGTCTCGCGTAAGAAACAGCTCGTCCCCGCGCTCCAAGCCAGCATCGAGCAGTAG
- a CDS encoding type B 50S ribosomal protein L31: MREGIHPDYRLVVFKDASSDFSFLAGSTLKTERTTTWTDGKEYPLYVAEITSDTHPFFTGKQKILDSEGRVEKFQSKFAKFLKK; encoded by the coding sequence ATGCGCGAAGGAATCCACCCGGACTACCGCCTCGTCGTTTTTAAAGATGCTTCCAGCGACTTTTCTTTCCTAGCAGGTTCGACCCTCAAGACTGAGCGAACCACCACATGGACAGATGGCAAAGAGTATCCCCTCTATGTCGCGGAAATTACCTCCGACACCCACCCCTTCTTTACCGGAAAGCAGAAGATTCTGGACAGCGAAGGCCGTGTCGAGAAGTTCCAGTCGAAGTTTGCAAAGTTCCTGAAGAAGTAG
- a CDS encoding extracellular solute-binding protein has protein sequence MRILWCLLVLVWASVVRAQTEPIVIKVGGAYSTWGIPDPNSTAPFDRARRTVFEAFTKKHPEIKLERFTSLSIQGPAAESGILMAYAGGTAPDIVYVNMRLMRQYIGQGFLQPLDGLLTKYPETLKRVHPNLKKELTVEGHVYSVPYAQFVQALYYRKDLFREAGLDPDRPPQTWDEFYTYCQKLYDEKKGQWGFTFPPSDGSWYWINFLYAAGGDVTKQNEQGQYTAAFNSEAGAQALEFYRKLMTAPWTDPKTGKTLKGVSTKSTTRSQDISAGKLAMWFSYQSDDLTNMNSFDLNPSLLGIAPLPQGPTGLRGNELNASMWGINASVRDERKLQACYDFVNFMASEEASQIRVQAYVENGLGQLVNPKELKKWGYDEFITASARPWLESQEALFASGKPEPAGPNMAFIYKLLDEPLDQVTLYPDRSVKEILSAAEQKVNAKLLNYADPAIVASRRKVANGIAGVILAGLVALLGRALVQAWQARKLGAAPGGKLSLRTHLAAWAFMLPALLSVAIWAYLPLLRGMVMAFQDFRILGDSKWIGLDNFIEAATQETFWKGFYNAFAFTGWLLGLGFFLPIILALMLNEIPKGKVVYRMLYYLPAVTTSVVVAMLWKQFFDASPQGFANSLLALFHVEPQKWLQDPAQAKFAVVLPLIWAGAGPGSIIYLAALQGIPDEMYEAADLDGAGVLTKIWRITLPTLSPLILINLVGATIGAFKIMEPVLVQTAGGPDYATHTIGLEIWYNAFMYLKFGYATAAAWMMGLVLVGLTTYQLKVLRNVKYSTAGR, from the coding sequence ATGCGGATTCTCTGGTGTTTGCTAGTGCTGGTCTGGGCGAGTGTCGTGCGGGCGCAGACGGAGCCGATTGTGATCAAGGTCGGGGGGGCGTACTCGACCTGGGGCATCCCCGACCCCAACTCCACGGCACCCTTTGACCGGGCGCGGCGCACGGTCTTTGAGGCCTTTACCAAGAAACACCCGGAGATCAAGCTGGAGCGGTTCACATCGCTGAGCATCCAAGGGCCCGCGGCGGAGTCCGGGATTCTCATGGCCTACGCAGGTGGGACCGCCCCGGATATCGTCTACGTCAACATGCGGCTCATGCGCCAGTACATCGGGCAGGGTTTTTTGCAGCCGCTGGATGGCCTGCTGACCAAGTACCCCGAGACCCTCAAGCGGGTGCACCCCAACCTCAAGAAAGAGCTGACGGTAGAGGGGCATGTCTACTCCGTGCCCTATGCCCAGTTTGTGCAGGCGCTCTACTACCGCAAGGACCTCTTTCGGGAGGCGGGCCTCGACCCTGACCGACCGCCGCAGACCTGGGACGAGTTCTACACCTACTGCCAGAAGCTCTACGATGAGAAAAAAGGCCAGTGGGGCTTTACCTTTCCGCCGTCGGACGGAAGCTGGTACTGGATCAACTTCTTGTATGCGGCGGGCGGCGATGTCACCAAGCAGAACGAACAGGGGCAGTACACCGCCGCGTTCAACTCCGAGGCGGGAGCGCAGGCACTGGAGTTCTACCGCAAGCTCATGACCGCGCCCTGGACCGATCCCAAGACCGGCAAGACCCTCAAGGGAGTGAGCACCAAGTCCACGACCCGCTCGCAGGACATCTCGGCGGGGAAGCTGGCGATGTGGTTCAGCTACCAGAGCGACGACCTGACCAACATGAACTCGTTCGACCTGAACCCATCGCTGCTGGGAATCGCACCGCTCCCCCAAGGCCCGACGGGCTTGCGCGGCAACGAGCTCAACGCATCGATGTGGGGCATCAACGCGTCGGTGAGGGACGAGCGCAAGCTCCAGGCGTGCTACGACTTTGTGAACTTCATGGCCAGCGAGGAGGCGAGCCAGATCCGGGTCCAGGCCTACGTGGAGAACGGGCTGGGGCAGCTTGTCAACCCCAAGGAGCTCAAGAAGTGGGGCTACGACGAGTTCATCACGGCGTCGGCGCGGCCCTGGCTGGAGTCCCAGGAAGCGCTCTTTGCCTCGGGGAAGCCCGAGCCCGCGGGACCGAACATGGCCTTTATCTACAAGCTCCTGGACGAGCCGCTGGATCAGGTCACGCTCTACCCCGACCGCTCGGTGAAGGAGATTCTGAGCGCGGCGGAGCAAAAGGTCAACGCCAAGCTCCTCAACTACGCCGACCCTGCCATCGTGGCATCGCGGCGCAAGGTCGCCAATGGGATCGCGGGCGTGATCCTGGCGGGGCTGGTCGCGCTGCTGGGGCGGGCGCTGGTGCAGGCATGGCAGGCACGCAAGCTCGGGGCCGCGCCGGGGGGGAAGCTCTCCCTCCGCACGCACCTAGCGGCGTGGGCCTTCATGCTGCCGGCACTGCTCTCGGTTGCGATCTGGGCCTACCTGCCGCTCCTGCGTGGCATGGTCATGGCCTTCCAGGACTTCCGCATCTTGGGCGACTCCAAGTGGATCGGGCTGGATAACTTTATCGAGGCCGCGACCCAGGAGACCTTCTGGAAAGGGTTCTACAACGCCTTCGCCTTCACGGGCTGGCTGCTCGGGCTGGGCTTTTTCCTGCCGATTATCCTCGCCCTCATGCTTAATGAGATTCCCAAGGGCAAGGTGGTCTACCGGATGCTCTACTACCTACCTGCGGTCACGACCAGTGTCGTGGTGGCGATGCTCTGGAAGCAGTTCTTCGATGCCAGCCCACAAGGCTTTGCCAACTCGCTGCTGGCGCTCTTCCATGTCGAGCCCCAGAAGTGGCTCCAAGACCCGGCGCAGGCCAAGTTCGCGGTCGTGCTGCCACTGATCTGGGCGGGGGCGGGGCCGGGGAGCATTATCTATCTGGCCGCTCTGCAAGGCATCCCCGATGAGATGTACGAGGCGGCGGACTTAGACGGCGCGGGCGTGCTCACCAAGATCTGGCGCATCACCCTCCCGACCCTCTCGCCGCTGATCCTCATCAACCTGGTGGGTGCGACTATTGGTGCCTTCAAGATCATGGAGCCCGTGCTGGTCCAGACCGCCGGTGGCCCCGACTATGCCACCCACACCATCGGGCTGGAGATCTGGTACAACGCCTTCATGTACCTCAAGTTCGGCTACGCCACCGCCGCCGCCTGGATGATGGGCCTCGTGCTCGTCGGGCTGACAACCTACCAGCTCAAGGTCCTGCGAAACGTCAAGTACAGCACCGCCGGACGGTAG
- a CDS encoding SIR2 family NAD-dependent protein deacylase: MQELRRGIEDVLETLRRANLRGEKATLLVGAGCSVSAGIPLAEEMLHSIEEEFPRAAQRASERSYAAYLKELAPGEQQALINRCVHHSQVNPTYLAIAHLMKGGFVDRVLTTNFDPLLVRACALAGEFPAVFNVPQLSPDQLLKLPDTALFYLQGQGTGNTHIPPRYLKAVLEESTQNRPLIVVGYSGTDTTVFPRLALQKHYSNRLYWVGHGDEAPAACVQSRLLKPGKEAYWLSGYSSDQFFVQLVRQLGVFSSDFADRLLEHPQAIMETLCPASQPDVILERLQEQVKTPRPKDVHPSFVAAQLREADELVLRAQFKANREADVLFEAAYARYAGALVLQPDTTEVLVQWAMALSEQAKLKSGADAERLLSTACEKYQQATALQSQDSNIEYLWGMALSRRAQLTRGEVSQALVCEALEHLSKAELLTPGSAAYFLACLTGSRGDLEGTRRWLTRCQEQGVLPLRGMLESNPVFRNFVAQPWFAALYQHEHS, translated from the coding sequence ATGCAAGAGCTGAGGCGTGGCATTGAGGATGTTCTGGAGACCCTGCGAAGGGCGAACCTGCGAGGCGAGAAGGCGACCCTTCTTGTCGGGGCGGGTTGCTCGGTCTCGGCGGGCATCCCGCTAGCGGAGGAGATGCTACACAGCATCGAGGAGGAGTTCCCCCGTGCCGCCCAGCGCGCCTCAGAGCGCAGCTACGCCGCCTACCTCAAGGAGCTCGCACCGGGCGAGCAGCAGGCACTCATCAACCGCTGTGTCCACCACTCCCAGGTAAACCCCACCTACCTGGCGATCGCCCACCTGATGAAGGGAGGTTTTGTCGATCGGGTCCTAACCACGAACTTCGACCCCTTGCTTGTCCGCGCCTGTGCCCTTGCCGGCGAGTTTCCTGCGGTCTTCAATGTCCCCCAGCTCTCCCCGGACCAGCTCCTCAAGCTCCCCGATACCGCCCTCTTCTACCTCCAGGGGCAAGGAACCGGCAACACCCACATCCCTCCCCGCTACCTAAAGGCCGTCTTAGAGGAGTCCACCCAGAACCGCCCGCTGATTGTCGTGGGCTACAGTGGCACCGACACGACTGTCTTCCCCCGGCTCGCTCTGCAGAAACACTACTCCAACCGCCTCTACTGGGTCGGCCACGGCGACGAAGCTCCTGCGGCGTGTGTCCAGAGCCGCCTCCTCAAACCGGGGAAAGAGGCCTACTGGCTGAGCGGGTACTCGTCGGACCAGTTCTTTGTCCAGCTCGTCCGGCAGCTCGGGGTCTTCTCCTCAGACTTCGCCGACCGGCTCCTGGAGCACCCTCAGGCCATCATGGAGACCCTCTGTCCCGCCTCCCAGCCCGATGTGATCCTAGAGCGCCTCCAGGAACAAGTCAAAACACCGCGCCCTAAAGATGTCCACCCGAGCTTTGTGGCCGCCCAGCTCCGTGAGGCCGATGAGCTTGTGCTGCGGGCGCAGTTCAAGGCCAACCGCGAGGCCGATGTGCTCTTTGAGGCGGCCTACGCTCGCTATGCAGGAGCGCTGGTTCTCCAGCCCGACACCACCGAGGTTCTGGTCCAGTGGGCCATGGCACTCTCCGAGCAAGCCAAGCTCAAGTCCGGTGCCGATGCAGAGCGCTTGCTGAGCACTGCCTGTGAGAAGTACCAGCAGGCGACGGCTCTCCAGAGCCAGGACTCCAATATCGAGTACCTCTGGGGGATGGCTCTCTCACGCCGCGCCCAGCTCACCCGCGGCGAGGTGTCTCAGGCGCTGGTCTGTGAGGCGCTGGAGCACCTCAGCAAGGCGGAGCTCCTCACCCCCGGGAGCGCGGCCTACTTCCTTGCGTGTCTCACGGGCTCACGGGGCGATCTGGAGGGGACTCGTCGCTGGCTCACGCGCTGCCAGGAGCAAGGTGTTCTTCCTCTGCGCGGGATGCTGGAGAGCAATCCGGTCTTTCGCAACTTTGTCGCGCAACCTTGGTTTGCGGCCCTCTACCAGCACGAGCACTCCTAG
- the rpsT gene encoding 30S ribosomal protein S20: MPNIKSVKKDVLRSRINRDRNNAAKSRMKTFVKKASVAIQTGDAELSRVLSQAVSVIDKTAKRGIIHKNAAARRKSRLMKRASAAAKA, from the coding sequence ATGCCCAATATCAAGTCGGTAAAAAAAGATGTCCTGCGCTCCCGGATCAACCGTGACCGCAACAACGCGGCCAAGAGCCGGATGAAGACCTTTGTCAAGAAGGCAAGTGTCGCCATCCAGACCGGTGATGCCGAGCTGTCCCGTGTCCTGTCGCAGGCCGTCTCGGTGATCGACAAGACCGCCAAGCGTGGGATCATCCACAAGAACGCCGCTGCTCGCCGCAAGTCCCGCCTCATGAAGCGCGCCTCCGCGGCTGCAAAGGCCTAA
- a CDS encoding phytanoyl-CoA dioxygenase family protein, whose product MPHSPLTPAGRGDNAVSFAKDGFLAALPVLTPDQASRVREQFDVLEAQVGRETAQIGLLDRHLTESFIYELAVHPKVLEAVESVLGPDFFLLATHFFCKYGEGDSAAKFVAWHQDVTYWGLEPPVAVTVWLAIDDADEENGCMRVIPGSHAAGIREHGTAEQAGNLLSINQEVPVTEAEEASAVSLPLPAGFASLHEGCLIHGSLPNASTRRRCGLTLRYIPTDVHQSTLNSHGKRWKPILVHGTDRYRHWIEE is encoded by the coding sequence ATGCCCCATTCCCCCCTAACCCCCGCGGGGCGGGGGGACAATGCAGTATCCTTTGCCAAAGATGGCTTTCTTGCGGCCCTTCCGGTGCTGACCCCCGACCAAGCAAGCCGTGTGCGGGAGCAGTTCGATGTGCTGGAGGCACAGGTGGGGCGGGAGACGGCGCAGATCGGGCTGCTGGATCGGCACCTGACGGAGAGTTTTATCTACGAGCTGGCGGTCCATCCCAAGGTCTTGGAGGCTGTCGAGAGTGTCCTCGGGCCGGACTTCTTTCTGCTGGCGACCCACTTCTTCTGCAAGTACGGCGAGGGCGACTCCGCGGCGAAGTTTGTGGCCTGGCACCAAGACGTGACCTACTGGGGGCTGGAGCCGCCGGTCGCGGTGACGGTCTGGCTGGCTATCGACGATGCCGATGAGGAGAACGGCTGCATGCGGGTGATTCCGGGCTCGCACGCTGCGGGGATTCGGGAGCATGGGACGGCAGAGCAGGCGGGGAACCTGCTGAGTATTAACCAGGAAGTGCCCGTGACGGAGGCAGAAGAAGCGAGTGCGGTCAGCCTGCCGCTCCCCGCGGGCTTTGCATCGCTTCACGAGGGCTGCCTGATCCACGGGAGCCTGCCCAATGCCTCGACGCGCCGCCGCTGTGGCCTGACCCTGCGCTACATTCCCACCGACGTCCACCAGAGCACGCTCAACTCCCACGGCAAGCGCTGGAAGCCCATTTTGGTGCATGGCACGGATCGCTACCGGCACTGGATCGAGGAGTGA
- a CDS encoding single-stranded DNA-binding protein, with protein sequence MLNRVILIGRLVADPELKYTPSGIAVAQFRIAVDRPLSQEAKQQGQEKQADFIDIVAWRQSAEFASQYLNKGRLVAVEGRLQIREYVTQDGQRRKAAEIVADNLKGLDRPRDGEGGGDAYAGGYEQPAAAPAARGGGYERTAAPARPAGGGYAGGGGRARQVPANDYDDSDLSDPFAE encoded by the coding sequence ATGTTGAATCGAGTGATCTTGATCGGGCGACTGGTAGCAGACCCCGAGCTGAAGTACACCCCTTCGGGTATCGCGGTTGCACAGTTCCGTATCGCCGTGGACCGGCCCCTCTCCCAGGAAGCCAAACAGCAAGGCCAGGAGAAGCAAGCCGATTTTATTGATATCGTCGCCTGGCGCCAGAGCGCTGAGTTCGCGTCGCAGTATCTCAACAAGGGCAGGCTGGTCGCCGTCGAGGGCCGCCTGCAGATCCGTGAGTACGTGACCCAGGACGGCCAGCGCCGCAAAGCCGCCGAGATTGTCGCCGACAACCTCAAGGGCCTAGACCGTCCCCGTGACGGCGAGGGCGGTGGGGATGCCTATGCAGGAGGCTACGAGCAGCCTGCAGCGGCTCCCGCGGCGCGCGGCGGTGGCTACGAGCGGACCGCAGCGCCGGCAAGGCCGGCAGGCGGTGGCTACGCCGGGGGCGGCGGACGTGCACGACAGGTACCCGCAAACGACTACGATGACAGCGATCTGAGCGATCCGTTCGCTGAGTAG
- a CDS encoding phytanoyl-CoA dioxygenase family protein: MPEYLANTIVPDEQINAWVEQFHRDGFLVLQDVLTPEMCAAMRDDLDRALTENHEDGDGIIQLHHRMFEVSPTNLSLFDLEPIATFAEKLINNVTHVIHNNSFKVYPGPGKGITTWHQDDAPHFLVTEGEAPKNIKLPVLLFTANYYLTDVETPEHGPTQVLPGSHLFGKPCPPTLDGTEWADKTVYGCGKAGSVVMFNNQVWHRGAPNLSDRVRYITQVSYARRLVGHKYSPFMNYQMPEHVYANASPRLKRLLGFLPNGAYG; the protein is encoded by the coding sequence ATGCCCGAGTACCTCGCCAATACAATCGTCCCCGACGAGCAGATCAACGCCTGGGTGGAGCAGTTCCACCGCGATGGGTTTCTGGTCCTGCAAGATGTCCTCACCCCCGAGATGTGCGCCGCCATGCGCGACGATCTCGATAGGGCGCTCACAGAGAACCACGAAGACGGCGACGGGATCATCCAGCTCCACCACCGGATGTTCGAGGTCAGCCCCACGAACCTCTCGCTCTTTGACCTGGAGCCTATCGCCACGTTTGCAGAGAAGCTCATTAACAATGTCACCCACGTGATCCACAACAACAGCTTCAAGGTCTACCCAGGGCCGGGCAAGGGGATCACGACCTGGCACCAGGACGATGCGCCGCACTTTCTGGTGACTGAGGGAGAGGCCCCAAAGAACATCAAGCTCCCCGTGCTCCTCTTCACTGCAAACTACTACCTCACCGATGTCGAGACTCCCGAACACGGCCCGACCCAGGTGCTTCCCGGCTCGCACCTCTTTGGCAAGCCCTGCCCCCCGACCCTTGATGGCACGGAGTGGGCAGACAAGACGGTCTATGGCTGCGGGAAGGCGGGCAGCGTCGTGATGTTCAACAACCAGGTCTGGCACCGGGGTGCGCCTAATCTCTCGGACCGCGTGCGCTACATCACCCAGGTGAGCTACGCCCGGCGGCTCGTGGGGCACAAGTACAGTCCCTTTATGAACTACCAGATGCCCGAGCATGTCTACGCAAACGCCAGCCCGCGCCTCAAGCGCCTGCTGGGCTTCCTGCCCAATGGTGCCTACGGGTAG
- a CDS encoding tetratricopeptide repeat protein has protein sequence MDSNTLTTAQRLSDLGKLDKAIALLEPHLCPPFTALNDLQCSALFTLSGLYLTVERFNEGEALVKAALTVASPEHHSDLYRRLSHFYEARGHTQKAAEMREKTAQAEELLTDPGSRAFARVIRLSQEHDPDRTYAATLEALEALPDDRVAVPGMLAMAAASAFDSGRDSDAWSWASKALVHRNATADHKTDAMRIKALVFGVQGRSDEALDRLKEATYLARQGADWHSVVQVALQTSRGLLLRGRVGLAEELAREVEDALPYARARALSLRVTCACVRGAHDEADALLEEAIAATRKRATTLAARISLDLAREDYQQALKHTNEQLRALGGRGKYLTRLGRVSILWHMGQEAKAQEEATELRAQGGESASQEQRAALARMEARLASLQGDWQTGAAQWKNVLRLEPHPINQPENWVMLGDCYGKLGESSAARFAWERAAALPVESIWVRRANERLELSES, from the coding sequence ATGGACAGCAACACCTTAACCACCGCACAGCGTCTCAGTGATCTTGGAAAGCTCGACAAGGCCATTGCGCTCCTTGAGCCGCACCTTTGCCCCCCGTTCACGGCACTGAATGACCTCCAGTGCTCTGCGCTCTTTACCCTCTCAGGGCTCTACCTGACCGTCGAGCGCTTCAACGAGGGAGAGGCGCTGGTCAAGGCCGCGCTCACCGTCGCGAGCCCCGAGCACCACTCGGATCTCTACCGCCGCCTGAGCCACTTCTACGAAGCCCGGGGCCATACCCAGAAAGCCGCGGAGATGCGCGAGAAAACCGCCCAAGCCGAAGAGCTCCTCACCGATCCCGGGAGCCGTGCCTTCGCCCGCGTCATTCGGCTCAGCCAGGAGCACGATCCCGACAGAACGTACGCTGCCACCCTTGAGGCCCTGGAGGCCCTCCCCGATGACCGAGTCGCGGTTCCCGGGATGCTAGCGATGGCGGCTGCCTCTGCCTTCGATTCCGGCCGGGACAGTGATGCCTGGTCTTGGGCGAGCAAGGCGCTTGTTCATAGAAACGCGACAGCGGATCATAAGACCGATGCCATGCGGATCAAGGCACTGGTCTTTGGGGTCCAAGGCCGATCCGACGAGGCGCTCGATCGGCTCAAAGAGGCAACCTACCTGGCACGGCAGGGGGCGGACTGGCACTCGGTTGTCCAAGTTGCTCTACAGACCTCGCGAGGCCTTCTCCTGCGTGGGCGCGTGGGCCTTGCGGAGGAGCTGGCACGCGAGGTTGAGGATGCGCTCCCCTACGCACGTGCACGGGCGCTGAGCCTGCGTGTTACCTGTGCCTGCGTACGTGGGGCACACGACGAGGCCGACGCGCTACTGGAGGAGGCGATTGCTGCCACCCGCAAGCGAGCCACTACCTTGGCGGCCCGAATCAGCCTCGACCTAGCGCGGGAAGACTACCAGCAGGCACTCAAGCACACCAATGAGCAGCTTCGTGCATTGGGAGGGCGTGGCAAGTACCTGACGCGTCTGGGGCGCGTTTCGATTCTCTGGCACATGGGCCAAGAGGCAAAGGCGCAAGAGGAGGCCACCGAGCTCCGCGCCCAGGGTGGGGAGAGTGCATCCCAGGAGCAGCGAGCCGCGCTGGCACGCATGGAGGCACGGCTTGCCTCACTTCAGGGGGACTGGCAGACAGGGGCAGCGCAGTGGAAGAACGTCCTGCGCCTAGAGCCCCACCCGATCAACCAACCCGAGAACTGGGTGATGCTGGGCGACTGCTACGGCAAGCTAGGGGAGAGTAGCGCCGCGCGCTTTGCCTGGGAGCGGGCGGCGGCGCTCCCGGTTGAGTCGATCTGGGTGCGCCGCGCCAACGAGCGTCTCGAGCTCTCGGAGAGCTAG
- the rpsR gene encoding 30S ribosomal protein S18 yields the protein MATIAKTVKTRKFKKVKRKVCYFTVQKVDYIDYKNVALLRRFVSERGKILPRRTTGTCAKYQRPLAQAIKRAREIALLPFVAEGV from the coding sequence ATGGCAACTATCGCCAAGACGGTTAAGACCCGCAAATTTAAGAAAGTCAAACGTAAAGTCTGCTACTTCACCGTGCAGAAAGTGGACTACATCGACTACAAGAATGTCGCGCTCCTGCGGCGTTTTGTCAGCGAGCGTGGCAAGATCCTGCCCCGCCGCACCACCGGTACCTGCGCCAAGTACCAGCGCCCTCTCGCGCAGGCCATCAAGCGTGCCCGTGAGATCGCTCTCCTGCCATTTGTGGCAGAGGGTGTGTAA
- a CDS encoding DUF1385 domain-containing protein — MSDLYGGQAVIEGVMMRGPHHFAVAARRANGEIALTCEPVPKILRPAWQKIPFLRGGFSLVDAMTLGTKSLFWAAKVAEEDTRPVQELDEAVPASDAVLVEGVVPVKKSVGVSDTLIGGAMFTGLIFAVFLFKILPQFGIEALKKTTSLHGWQLGIVDFLVRFSIFTIYILAIARMNHVYRVFQYHGAEHKAINALEAGKELTVANVREASRLHPRCGTSFLVIVIFLSVLAVAFFYDRPLWQRILIQLAMVFPVAGVAFELLRIAGKFRHNPLMAALSRPGMWTQLLTTREPDDSQIEVSIASLKAAMAAENSAI; from the coding sequence ATGTCAGATCTGTATGGGGGCCAGGCAGTCATCGAGGGCGTGATGATGCGTGGCCCCCATCACTTTGCCGTCGCCGCTCGCCGTGCCAATGGCGAGATCGCCCTCACCTGCGAGCCGGTGCCGAAGATCCTGCGCCCCGCCTGGCAGAAGATCCCCTTCCTGCGCGGTGGCTTCTCCCTCGTCGATGCCATGACCCTGGGCACCAAGTCGCTCTTCTGGGCTGCCAAGGTCGCCGAAGAGGACACACGCCCTGTACAAGAACTCGATGAGGCAGTTCCTGCAAGCGACGCAGTGCTCGTCGAAGGTGTCGTGCCCGTCAAGAAGTCCGTCGGGGTCAGTGACACGCTGATCGGGGGGGCGATGTTCACCGGGCTGATCTTTGCGGTCTTTCTCTTTAAGATCCTGCCGCAGTTTGGGATCGAGGCCCTCAAGAAAACCACCTCCCTCCATGGCTGGCAGCTGGGGATCGTGGATTTCCTGGTGCGCTTCTCCATCTTCACGATCTATATTCTCGCCATCGCACGGATGAACCATGTCTACCGCGTGTTCCAGTACCACGGCGCCGAGCACAAGGCGATCAATGCACTTGAGGCCGGCAAGGAGCTGACGGTCGCAAATGTCCGGGAGGCGAGCCGCCTGCACCCGCGCTGCGGGACCTCGTTTCTGGTGATCGTGATCTTTCTCTCGGTCCTAGCCGTCGCCTTCTTCTACGATCGTCCGCTCTGGCAGCGTATTCTCATCCAGCTCGCGATGGTCTTTCCGGTCGCAGGAGTTGCCTTTGAGCTCCTTCGCATTGCCGGGAAGTTTCGCCACAACCCGCTCATGGCGGCGCTCTCTCGCCCTGGGATGTGGACTCAGCTGCTCACGACACGCGAGCCCGACGACAGCCAGATCGAGGTCTCCATCGCATCGCTAAAGGCCGCGATGGCTGCGGAAAACAGCGCGATATAG